Proteins encoded in a region of the Ziziphus jujuba cultivar Dongzao chromosome 3, ASM3175591v1 genome:
- the LOC107422258 gene encoding F-box/FBD/LRR-repeat protein At1g51370-like, translated as MTMAKRVKGDNGGMVNNELHTLFVDRISQLPDHLIYHIFSFLPTVYIVRMSLIAKRWRHLWLSTPFLYFEDFCNITFDKKVKKQDMVLNFPTNFFRCRELCMKIQDPLIVSFKCDTTYSFASSGIATRQIDEWLSFAVQNKVKELDLHVKQYRLPQSVRSASSLTVLKLSEVKLVVPFPPTFPSLKVLSLMCVDSDNKSLQNLISGCPVIEELFLSGSSLGYLDFTVSGTLRSLSLSRVDLTDQWLDGLISGLPILERLTLKCYKLKNICICSNSLKFLSIVSLKSIEAVLRTPNLVWLKFACGSDCSIILVEAPNLLEANLYFAYRYMDETSYSALVRLLSNLNFLKKMMLSILKEEVLIFPETIRKKCSSPLSNLKHLKVNSYNRLTKSAELRDSLLWCAPSVETLEIS; from the exons ATGACCATGGCAAAAAGAGTAAAGGGAGACAATGGAGGAATGGTTAATAATGAGCTTCATACTTTATTTGTAGACCGCATATCTCAATTACCCGATCATCTCATTTATCATATTTTCTCGTTCCTTCCCACCGTTTATATCGTCCGTATGAGTCTTATTGCCAAGCGCTGGAGACATTTGTGGCTTTCTACTCCCTTTTTGTACTTTGAAGACTTCTGCAATATTACCTTCGACAAGAAGGTGAAGAAACAAGATATGGTCTTAAATTTCCCGACCAACTTTTTTAGGTGTCGTGAACTATGTATGAAAATTCAAGATCCGCTCATAGTAAGCTTTAAGTGTGACACAACTTATAGTTTTGCGAGCTCTGGCATTGCTACTAGACAAATAGATGAATGGTTAAGCTTTGCTGTACAAAATAAAGTGAAGGAGTTAGATCTCCATGTCAAGCAGTATCGGTTACCTCAGTCTGTTCGTAGTGCAAGTTCACTAACCGTCCTGAAGTTGAGTGAGGTGAAGTTGGTGGTCCCTTTTCCACCAACCTTTCCCTCTTTGAAAGTTCTCTCTTTGATGTGTGTGGATTCTGATAATAAGTCACTTCAAAATCTTATTTCAGGGTGCCCCGTTATTGAGGAATTATTTTTATCAGGATCTAGTCTTGGATATCTGGATTTTACTGTTAGTGGAACACTTAGAAGTCTCTCATTATCGCGTGTGGATCTTACTGATCAGTGGCTGGACGGTTTGATTTCTGGACTTCCAATCCTTGAGAGATTAACTTTAAAATGCTATAAGTTGAAAAACATTTGTATCTGCAGTAacagccttaaatttctttccaTTGTGTCGTTGAAGAGCATTGAGGCAGTACTTCGAACACCAAATTTAGTTTGGTTGAAATTTGCATGTGGTTCTGACTGCTCAATCATTTTGGTTGAAGCTCCCAATCTATTAGAAGCTAATTTGTACTTTGCATACCGATATATGGATGAAACTTCATATTCTGCTCTTGTGCGTCTTCTTTCGAATCTGAATTTCTTAAAGAAGATGATgctgagtattttgaaagaagaG GTTCTTATATTTCCTGAAACAATAAGAAAGAAATGCTCTTCTCCTTTATCTAATCTGAAGCATCTCAAGGTGAATTCATATAATAGGTTGACTAAAAGTGCAGAATTGCGGGATTCTTTGCTTTGGTGTGCACCTTCTGTGGAGACTCTTGAAATAAGTTGA
- the LOC107422257 gene encoding putative F-box/LRR-repeat protein At3g28410 isoform X1 has protein sequence MENRIFLTMETKRVKRNRGTKVENEPNIMAEDRISQLPDPVIHYIFSFIPTVHLVQMSSLSRRWRRMWVSTPFLYFDESNDVVFIRKVKKGNMFLKFVGNYLRHRKQFMQADMFITSFKLHHSYFKLRRTDVRRVDGWVRFAIESKVKELDLHVRDYCIPQSIYTESSLTQLKFHGLKFEVPSLSTLSSLTQLELRYLKLEAPCHSMFPTLKVLCLVDVESDYNSLQNLISGCPMIEDLHLQQLTKINCPLLEYHYLDISFIDFPAKALKNLSLSSVVFSDQGLESLISGLPLLERFTLDYCYKVKNLSIHSHSLKYLSFSEYFYILNATFRTPNLVHLDLKLRSFGMSVISIEAPNLFQANLRLSYSYKSADLVHFLSNLHGLKKMMLSMFCEQDMIFPEAMRNTLSPPLPNLKHLDAIIYGDRKKNSDLQDFLVWCAPSIETFMIQGKSSYYWFST, from the exons ATGGAAAATCG GATTTTTTTAACCATGGAAACAAAAAGAGTAAAGAGAAACCGTGGAACAAAGGTGGAAAATGAGCCCAACATCATGGCTGAAGATCGAATCTCTCAGTTACCTGATCCTGTTATACATTATATTTTCTCATTCATTCCCACCGTTCATCTTGTTCAAATGAGTAGTCTTTCAAGACGCTGGAGAAGGATGTGGGTTTCTACtccctttttatattttgacgAATCCAATGATGTTGTTTTCATCAGGAAGGTAAAGAAAGGAAACATGTTCCTAAAGTTTGTGGGCAACTATTTGAGACATCGCAAGCAATTCATGCAAGCAGATATGTTCATAACAAGTTTTAAGCTCCATCACTCATATTTCAAACTCAGGCGCACTGATGTTCGAAGGGTAGATGGTTGGGTGAGGTTTGCTATTGAAAGTAAAGTGAAGGAATTAGATCTTCATGTGCGAGATTACTGTATTCCTCAGTCCATTTATACTGAAAGTTCATTAACCCAACTTAAGTTTCATGGTTTGAAGTTTGAGGTCCCTTCACTTTCAACCTTAAGTTCATTAACTCAGCTTGAGTTGAGATATTTGAAGCTGGAGGCCCCTTGTCATTCGATGTTTCCCACTTTGAAAGTTCTTTGTTTGGTTGATGTGGAATCTGATTACAACTCGCTTCAAAATCTGATTTCTGGTTGCCCAATGATTGAGGATTTGCATTTACAGcaactaacaaaaataaattgtccACTACTTGAATATCATTATTTGGATATAAGCTTCATAGATTTTCCTGCTAAGGCACTTAAAAATCTCTCATTATCATCCGTGGTGTTCAGTGATCAGGGGTTGGAAAGTCTAATTTCTGGGCTTCCCCTCCTTGAGAGATTTACTCTAGATTATTGCTATAAAGTGAAAAATCTTAGTATCCATAGTCATAGCCTGAAATATCTATCCTTTtctgaatatttttatatcctAAATGCTACCTTTAGAACGCCAAATTTAGTTCACTTGGACTTGAAACTAAGATCTTTTGGCATGTCAGTCATTTCCATTGAGGCCCCCAACCTTTTCCAAGCCAATTTGAGACTTTCGTATAGCTATAAATCTGCTGATCTTGtacattttctttcaaatctcCACGGCTTGAAGAAGATGATGCTGTCTATGTTTTGTGAACAG GACATGATTTTTCCAGAAGCTATGAGAAATACATTGTCTCCTCCCTTGCCTAATCTGAAGCATCTCGATGCCATCATATACGGTGACCGCAAGAAAAACTCAGATTTGCAGGATTTTCTAGTTTGGTGTGCACCTTCCATAGAGACTTTCATGATACAGGGAAAATCTTCTTATTATTGGTTTAGTACTTAA
- the LOC107422257 gene encoding putative F-box/LRR-repeat protein At3g28410 isoform X2, whose protein sequence is METKRVKRNRGTKVENEPNIMAEDRISQLPDPVIHYIFSFIPTVHLVQMSSLSRRWRRMWVSTPFLYFDESNDVVFIRKVKKGNMFLKFVGNYLRHRKQFMQADMFITSFKLHHSYFKLRRTDVRRVDGWVRFAIESKVKELDLHVRDYCIPQSIYTESSLTQLKFHGLKFEVPSLSTLSSLTQLELRYLKLEAPCHSMFPTLKVLCLVDVESDYNSLQNLISGCPMIEDLHLQQLTKINCPLLEYHYLDISFIDFPAKALKNLSLSSVVFSDQGLESLISGLPLLERFTLDYCYKVKNLSIHSHSLKYLSFSEYFYILNATFRTPNLVHLDLKLRSFGMSVISIEAPNLFQANLRLSYSYKSADLVHFLSNLHGLKKMMLSMFCEQDMIFPEAMRNTLSPPLPNLKHLDAIIYGDRKKNSDLQDFLVWCAPSIETFMIQGKSSYYWFST, encoded by the exons ATGGAAACAAAAAGAGTAAAGAGAAACCGTGGAACAAAGGTGGAAAATGAGCCCAACATCATGGCTGAAGATCGAATCTCTCAGTTACCTGATCCTGTTATACATTATATTTTCTCATTCATTCCCACCGTTCATCTTGTTCAAATGAGTAGTCTTTCAAGACGCTGGAGAAGGATGTGGGTTTCTACtccctttttatattttgacgAATCCAATGATGTTGTTTTCATCAGGAAGGTAAAGAAAGGAAACATGTTCCTAAAGTTTGTGGGCAACTATTTGAGACATCGCAAGCAATTCATGCAAGCAGATATGTTCATAACAAGTTTTAAGCTCCATCACTCATATTTCAAACTCAGGCGCACTGATGTTCGAAGGGTAGATGGTTGGGTGAGGTTTGCTATTGAAAGTAAAGTGAAGGAATTAGATCTTCATGTGCGAGATTACTGTATTCCTCAGTCCATTTATACTGAAAGTTCATTAACCCAACTTAAGTTTCATGGTTTGAAGTTTGAGGTCCCTTCACTTTCAACCTTAAGTTCATTAACTCAGCTTGAGTTGAGATATTTGAAGCTGGAGGCCCCTTGTCATTCGATGTTTCCCACTTTGAAAGTTCTTTGTTTGGTTGATGTGGAATCTGATTACAACTCGCTTCAAAATCTGATTTCTGGTTGCCCAATGATTGAGGATTTGCATTTACAGcaactaacaaaaataaattgtccACTACTTGAATATCATTATTTGGATATAAGCTTCATAGATTTTCCTGCTAAGGCACTTAAAAATCTCTCATTATCATCCGTGGTGTTCAGTGATCAGGGGTTGGAAAGTCTAATTTCTGGGCTTCCCCTCCTTGAGAGATTTACTCTAGATTATTGCTATAAAGTGAAAAATCTTAGTATCCATAGTCATAGCCTGAAATATCTATCCTTTtctgaatatttttatatcctAAATGCTACCTTTAGAACGCCAAATTTAGTTCACTTGGACTTGAAACTAAGATCTTTTGGCATGTCAGTCATTTCCATTGAGGCCCCCAACCTTTTCCAAGCCAATTTGAGACTTTCGTATAGCTATAAATCTGCTGATCTTGtacattttctttcaaatctcCACGGCTTGAAGAAGATGATGCTGTCTATGTTTTGTGAACAG GACATGATTTTTCCAGAAGCTATGAGAAATACATTGTCTCCTCCCTTGCCTAATCTGAAGCATCTCGATGCCATCATATACGGTGACCGCAAGAAAAACTCAGATTTGCAGGATTTTCTAGTTTGGTGTGCACCTTCCATAGAGACTTTCATGATACAGGGAAAATCTTCTTATTATTGGTTTAGTACTTAA